CTGCTGGACCAGACCCGCGACGGCCCCCACGCCGACGTCGTCAACGAAGTCGTGCTGCGCAGCCAGATGCAGGCGGTCTATTCGCCGGACAATGTGGGCCATTTCGGCCTGCACCTTGATCGCTACGCCCACTTCACCTCGCCGATCCGCCGCTATTCCGACCTGATCGTGCACCGCGGCCTGATCCGGGCGCTGAAGCTGGGTTCGGACGGCTTGACCGACAAGGAAATCGCCGAGCTTCAGGCCATCGCCGAACAGGTCACCCAGACCGAGCGCCGCTCCATGGCCGCCGAGCGCGACGCCATGGACCGCTATGTCGCCGCCTTCCTGGAGGACCGGGTCGGGGCGACCTTCGACGGGCGGATCACCGGCGTGACCCGCTTCGGCCTGTTCGTGCGGCTGGAAGAGACCGGCGCCGACGGCCTGGTGCCCGTCTCCTCGCTCGGCGATGAATATTTCACCCACGACGACCGCGCCCACGCCTTGGTCGGCGAGCGCTCGGGCCAACGCTACACCCTCGGCCGCGCCGTGCAGGTGAAGCTGAAGGAGGCCACACCGGTCACCGGCGGCCTGCTGTTCGAGATGCTGTCCGATCCCGAGCCGCGCGACCCCAACGCCCCGCGTCCCCGCTACGGCGTCCGCGCCCGCGATCGCGGCCCCGGCGGCAATGGCCCGCCGAAGCGCGGCTCCGGCCGTCCCGGCGGACCCAAGCCGCGCAACGACGGCAGGGGCGGCGGCAAGCCCTCCGGTGGGCTGAAGGGCGTCAGAAAGGGCAAACGCAAATGACCGTGCGTCTGATCGGCGTCTCCGGCAGTCTGAGGGCGGGCTCCTTCAACACCGCCCTGCTGCGCGCCGCCCAGACCATGACGCCGACGGACGTGGAGCTGGTCGCCGGCTCGATCGAGGGTATTCCCCTCTACAACGGCGATCTGGAACGGGATGAGGGCATACCTCCGGCCGTCAAGGCGCTGAAAGATCTGATTGCCGGGGCCGACGGCCTGATGCTGTTCACGCCAGAGTACAACAACGGCATTCCCGGGGTGTTCAAGAACGCCATCGACTGGCTGAGCCGCCCGTCGTCGGACATCGGTCGCATCTTCGGCGGACGGCCCGTAGCGGTGCTGGGCGCCTCGCCGGGCGGCTTTGGCACCATTTTGAGCCAGGCGGCCTGGCTTCCCGTGCTCCGAACCCTAGGCGCCGATCATTGGGCCGGAGAACGGCTGATGGTCGCCCGTGCCGGCTCGGTCTTCAACGAGAACGGCGAACTGACCGACGAGGCCATCCGCCGCCGCCTCGTCGCCTTCCTGGCGGGCTTCGCCGGTCACTGCGAACGCGTGCGGAACCCCTAGAGCCTGCTCGTCTGGCAGAAATGCGAATCAGTCTCCAGGCGGCCGCTCTCGACGCCCTTGGGGCGCTTTTTCACAGTTTCGCCCCACGCGATCCTGTATGACGCCCAACCTTGGGCGATTTGGCCCATACGATACGCCGGATCCCGCCTTGCCCTTTCCGTTCGAGATTTCCGCCACCGAAGGCCGCGCCCGCACCGGCGTACTGAAGACCGCGCGGGGCGACATCCGCACCCCCGCCTTCATGCCCGTCGGCACCGTGGCCACGGTCAAGGCGATGACGGTCGATCAGGTCAAGGCGACCGGCGCCGACATCATCCTGGGCAACACCTACCACCTGATGCTGCGCCCCGGGCCGGAGCGGATGGAGCGTCTGGGCGGCCTCCACAAGTTCATGGGCTGGGACAAGCCGATCCTGACCGACTCGGGCGGTTTCCAGGTCATGTCCCTGGCGGGCATCTCCAAGGTGAAGGAGGAGGCGGTGACCTTCTCCAGCCATATCGACGGCTCCAAGCATGTCCTGTCGCCGGAGCGGTCGATCGAGATCCAGGCCGACCGCATCGGCGCCGACATCTCCATGCAGCTGGACCAGTGCGTCTCCTGGCCGGCCGAGAAGGACGCCGCGCGCAAGGCGATGGAGCTGTCGATCCGCTGGGGCCGGCGCTCCAAGGCCGCCTTCGGGACGCGCGAGACGCAGGGGTTGTTCGGCATCCAGCAGGGCTCGACCTTCGAGGACCTGCGCCGCCAGTCCTCGGAACAGCTGCAGGAAATCGGCTTCGACGGCTACGCCATCGGTGGTCTGGCCGTGGGCGAGGGGCATCAGGCCATGTGCGAGGTGCTGGACTATGCGCCCGAGATGCTGCCCGCCGACCGGCCGCGCTATCTGATGGGGGTGGGCAAGCCTATCGATCTGGTCGAGGCGGTCTGGCGCGGCGTCGACATGTTCGATTGCGTCCTGCCGACCCGGGCCGGGCGGCACGGCCAGGCCTGGACCTGGGACGGACCGATCAACCTCAAGAACGCCCGCTTCGCCGAGGACCAGGACCCGCTGGATCCGACCATCGCCGGGCCGTCGTCACAGTATTCCAAGGCCTATCTGCACCATCTGGTCCGGGCCGACGAGATCCTCGGCAAGGTCCTGCTGAGCTGGCACAATATCGCCTTCTTCCAGGCCCTGACCGCCGCCATGCGTGACGCCATCGCCCACGGCCGCTTCGAACAGTTCCGCCGCGACTTCCACGCCCGGCACACGTCCAACTGACGGGGGGAACTGACATGCGCATCGAGAAGTCAGGCTTCCACGCCTACACCACCTATCTGGAAGAGTCGCCCCGGCCGGAAGGCAATGAGACGGCGCTGCACCGGCACGTCATCATCATCGGCGGCGACAAATATTCCTTCTTCGCTCGCTGGTCCGGCAAGTTCGCGCACAAGGGCGAGAAGATCTCCTTCGACTGGGACTGGGACAGGACCGGCGAGTTCCGGAATATCGAGAAGCGATCCTTCGAAGCCTTCGCCAAGGACGGGACGGTCCAGATCCGCGGGGACCGCAGCGATACCGTCCGCCGCCGCTAGCGCTGGCTCCCGCCCCGCGGCCGGAACCAGGCCGGCGAGGCCGGCGGGGCGCAGTTGAGCTGCATGCCCAGACCCTTCAGGAAGGCGCGGCGCAGGCGGCCGGCCTCGATGGCGTCCTGCACCGTCTTCGAGCGCGCCTGGGCGCCAGTCAGGATGCGGATCCAGTTCCGGTAGGGGATGAAGTCCGTCGTCGAATCCTTGATGGCGTCGAGCGCCGCCTTGGCAAGCGCGTCCTGGGCCTGCTCGTTCAGGGTCGAGCCGTTCGGGGCGGGCGGTTCGTCGCGGTCAGGGCCGAGCGCCTCGTCGAGCCGGATCACCTCGGCGGCGACGGTCGTGCACTGGTTCAGATTGCGCCGGTCGTAGGGATTGGCCTGGGCCTGCAGCAGGACTGTCGGGATTTGGTCGCGACGCACGTTCAGATCGACAAGGGGCGCAGTCACGGCGTCGCCGAAACCCTGCTGCACCTGACTGGCCGTCGAACAGCCGGCCATGGCGAGACACAGGACAAGGACGGCGGGCAACGAAATACGCATGCCGCCATTCACCACGACGGGACCGTTCCGACAACACTCGCTTTCGGGCGCGTCCTCGCCCACTGTGAAGCCTCCCGTCGCAAAGGCCGCCGATGACGTCAGCCCTGATCCTGTCCGGCCTCGGCAAGTCGTTCGACGGCGGCAAGACATGGGCCGTGAAGGACCTGTCGCTGGAGGTGGCGAAGGGGGAGTTCCTGGCCCTGATCGGCGGTTCGGGCTCAGGCAAGACGACCCTGCTCAAGATGATCAACCGGCTGATCGAACCCGACGCGGGCGAGGTCCGGATCGATGGCGCGCTGAACACGGCGACGCCGGCGCCTGAGCTGAGGCGCGGCATCGGCTATGTTTTCCAGGGGGCAGGGCTGTTTCCGCATATGACCCTGGCCGAGAATGTCGCGGTGACGCCGCGCCTGCTGGGCTGGGAGCGGAGTGAGATCGAAGCGCGGGTCGCCGAGCTGCTGGATTTGGTCGAATTGCCCGTCGCGACCTGGGGTGATCGGCTTCCGGCCAGCCTGTCGGGCGGCCAGAGGCAGCGCGTCGCCTTCGCCCGGGCGCTGGCGGCGCGGCCGTTGCTGGTCCTGATGGACGAGCCGTTCGGGGCGCTGGACGCCCTGTCGCGCGACGGCATCGCCGAGGCCTACCGTCGTCTGCACGACACCCTCGGCCTCACCACGGTCATGGTCACCCACGACGTCAACGAGGCCCTGCTTACGGCCGACCGGCTGGGGGTGATGAAGGAGGGGCGGCTGGTCGCCTCGGGCCCGCCCGCCGAGCTGATGACGCAGGGCGCCGACCCCTATGTCCACGACCTGCTGGACGCCCCGCGTCGGCAGGCCGCGCGGATCGCCTCGAAGTTCGGGGGCGCGAATGGATAGTCCCGTCGCCGCCGCCTGGGCCCGGTTGCCCGACTATCTGGGCCAGCATGTGATCCTCAGCGCCCTGGCGCTTCTGCTCGGCGCCCTGATCAGCCTGCCGCTGGCGGTGCTGGCCAGTCGTCGCGCCGCATTGCGCTGGCCGCTGATGACCGGATCGGGCCTGATCCAGACCATCCCGAGTCTGGCGCTTCTGGCGCTCTTTTATCCCCTGCTGCTGGGGCTGTCGGGTCTGACAAAGAGCGTGTTCGGCGTCGGCTTCTCGGCCCTCGGCTTCCTGCCCGCCCTTCTGGCGCTGACCCTCTATTCGATGCTGCCGATGGTGCGGAACACGGTCGCGGGCCTGACGGGGCTGGACCCGGCGGTGCTGGAGGCAGCGCGGGGCGTGGGGATGACGAGGGCCCAGTCCCTGCTGCGGGTCGAACTGCCCCTGGCCGCGCCGGTCATCCTGGCGGGGGTGCGGACCAGCGCCGTCTGGGTCATCGGCACGGCGACCCTGTCGACGCCCATCGGCCAGACCTCGCTTGGCAACTACATCTTCACCGGGCTTCAGACCGAGAACTGGGTGTTCGTCCTGTTCGGCTGTCTGGCCTCGGCCGGTTTGGCCCTCGTCGTCGACCAGTTGCTGGGCCTGATCGAATCCGGACTGGCGAAGCGCAGCCGACCGCGCGTGATCGTCGGCGCCGCCGTCCTGCTGGCTGGCCTTGCCCTGGCCGTGGCTCCGGCTCTGATCCCCAAACCCCAGACCTATGTCATCGGCTCCAAGACCTTCTCCGAACAGTTCATCCTTTCGGCCCTGATGGCCGATGAACTGAAGGCGAAGGAACTGAATGCGTCAGAGCGCAGCGGCCTCGGCTCCACCGTCATCCTGCGCGCGCTGAGCCAGAACGACATCGACGTCTATGTCGAATACTCCGGCACCGTCTGGGGCACGGCCATGGGCCACACCTACAATCCGGGCCGGGAGGAAGTGACGCGGCAGGTGACGCAGTGGCTCAAGGACAAACACGGGATCACCGTTCTCGGCGGGCTGGGCTTCGAGAACGCCTATGCCCTGGCCATGCGGCGCGACCGGGCGGCGGCGCTGAATATCCGCACCCTGACCGACCTTGGCGCCCGGTCGGGAAGCCTGACCATCGGCGCCGACTACGAGTTCTTCTCCCGCCCGGAGTGGACGGCGCTGAAGACCGGCTACAGCCTCAACTTCGGCCGACAGAAACAGTACCAGTCGACCTTCATGTACCGGGCGGTGGTCGACGGCGACGTCGACGTCATCTCCGCCTTTTCCAGCGACGGGCGGATCGCGGCGGACGATCTGGTGGTGCTGGCCGATCCGAAGGGGGCGATCCCGCCCTATGACGCCCTGAT
The genomic region above belongs to Brevundimonas goettingensis and contains:
- a CDS encoding NADPH-dependent FMN reductase; the encoded protein is MTVRLIGVSGSLRAGSFNTALLRAAQTMTPTDVELVAGSIEGIPLYNGDLERDEGIPPAVKALKDLIAGADGLMLFTPEYNNGIPGVFKNAIDWLSRPSSDIGRIFGGRPVAVLGASPGGFGTILSQAAWLPVLRTLGADHWAGERLMVARAGSVFNENGELTDEAIRRRLVAFLAGFAGHCERVRNP
- the tgt gene encoding tRNA guanosine(34) transglycosylase Tgt; protein product: MTPNLGRFGPYDTPDPALPFPFEISATEGRARTGVLKTARGDIRTPAFMPVGTVATVKAMTVDQVKATGADIILGNTYHLMLRPGPERMERLGGLHKFMGWDKPILTDSGGFQVMSLAGISKVKEEAVTFSSHIDGSKHVLSPERSIEIQADRIGADISMQLDQCVSWPAEKDAARKAMELSIRWGRRSKAAFGTRETQGLFGIQQGSTFEDLRRQSSEQLQEIGFDGYAIGGLAVGEGHQAMCEVLDYAPEMLPADRPRYLMGVGKPIDLVEAVWRGVDMFDCVLPTRAGRHGQAWTWDGPINLKNARFAEDQDPLDPTIAGPSSQYSKAYLHHLVRADEILGKVLLSWHNIAFFQALTAAMRDAIAHGRFEQFRRDFHARHTSN
- a CDS encoding ATP-binding cassette domain-containing protein gives rise to the protein MTSALILSGLGKSFDGGKTWAVKDLSLEVAKGEFLALIGGSGSGKTTLLKMINRLIEPDAGEVRIDGALNTATPAPELRRGIGYVFQGAGLFPHMTLAENVAVTPRLLGWERSEIEARVAELLDLVELPVATWGDRLPASLSGGQRQRVAFARALAARPLLVLMDEPFGALDALSRDGIAEAYRRLHDTLGLTTVMVTHDVNEALLTADRLGVMKEGRLVASGPPAELMTQGADPYVHDLLDAPRRQAARIASKFGGANG
- a CDS encoding ABC transporter permease/substrate-binding protein; its protein translation is MDSPVAAAWARLPDYLGQHVILSALALLLGALISLPLAVLASRRAALRWPLMTGSGLIQTIPSLALLALFYPLLLGLSGLTKSVFGVGFSALGFLPALLALTLYSMLPMVRNTVAGLTGLDPAVLEAARGVGMTRAQSLLRVELPLAAPVILAGVRTSAVWVIGTATLSTPIGQTSLGNYIFTGLQTENWVFVLFGCLASAGLALVVDQLLGLIESGLAKRSRPRVIVGAAVLLAGLALAVAPALIPKPQTYVIGSKTFSEQFILSALMADELKAKELNASERSGLGSTVILRALSQNDIDVYVEYSGTVWGTAMGHTYNPGREEVTRQVTQWLKDKHGITVLGGLGFENAYALAMRRDRAAALNIRTLTDLGARSGSLTIGADYEFFSRPEWTALKTGYSLNFGRQKQYQSTFMYRAVVDGDVDVISAFSSDGRIAADDLVVLADPKGAIPPYDALILIAPKRANDARLRAALQPLIGAVSVEAMRQANQQVDGDTNKQSPAAAARWLKTQLRPVP